AAACATTGCTGTTTCAAATACAAATTCAGAAAAAGAATTTTATATCATAAAAGAAAGTGATGATGATAGCTTGCCAATTTGGTATAATCAAATTAGCTCATTCAAATTAGAAACAATATTGACACATAAAGACTATATCCCGAATATAGAACAACTCATAACTAAACAAATTACTCCAACTATAACGTTTCATTCCATAATTGAAAAATATAAATTTGATGAATTAGATATTTTAACAATTGATACGGAAGGATATGATTTTGAGATAATTAAAACCATTAATTTTAATGTAATTACCCCCTCTGTTTTAATATTTGAGAATAAACATTTGACAAAAAGTGATTATAAAAAATGTTTAAAAATAATGAAAAAACATTATCTGTCAATAAAAGAAAACCTAACCGGAGATACTATTTGCTATGATATAAGATAATGAATTGAGGTTTATTAATTTTAACTTCTCAAAATCTGAATAAGTCATTCGACTTAACAAGTATGAAAATTTAAACTTTTCAGAAATGATAAATTGATTTAGCTATCAAGCATTGAAATCAGATTAAGAAAAATATTCAAAGAATCTATTTAATTTGAACACCTTTACAGAATTTTAATCTAATATAACATTTTTCAATAGATAAAGAATCTCACCCTAAAAAACTTTAAAAAAATCCATCATATTATTGTATCTTTATAAGAACTGAAAAGTGCTCAATGAATTTGTGTATCGCGTATATTTAGATTGAGTTAGATAAACATGAGTTTTTTCCTAAAACAGATTCTAGTTTTTCTTTTCAAATAAATTTTAAGCCCGGGAATTCAGCTGATTGCAGTATTTATCTTATTTGTTTTACCTAAAGGATAGGCAGAGTATTTCTGCTTTTGATTTAAATTATACTTGAACACTCACAGGAATGAAAGAAAAGCTAACCGTATCATTTAATATCAATTTTTTAAAGGAAAGTGCCATTAGTTTGGCTAAAATCCATAAGGCTTCAGCTGCATCCAACAACTTGAAACCCATTAAACCCATCCTGGAAGAATCCAATCAGATACTCACAGATACTTACCGAACACTTTCCAAAATTGTAAAATCAGAAAAAGAGATTTCACCGGCTTCCGAATGGTTGATGGACAATTTTTATATTATTCAGGAACAAATCGTGCAA
This DNA window, taken from Chitinophagaceae bacterium, encodes the following:
- a CDS encoding FkbM family methyltransferase, which encodes MKQILHKILNKKTNIFTGFSYLFYNSKRNWSPPVVDNFDEIIINHIQPKNEFTFIQIGSNNGMSNDPLYDYIKKNKCKGVLIEPVSYLFKQLIANYKGVEGVYFENIAVSNTNSEKEFYIIKESDDDSLPIWYNQISSFKLETILTHKDYIPNIEQLITKQITPTITFHSIIEKYKFDELDILTIDTEGYDFEIIKTINFNVITPSVLIFENKHLTKSDYKKCLKIMKKHYLSIKENLTGDTICYDIR